In the Lolium rigidum isolate FL_2022 unplaced genomic scaffold, APGP_CSIRO_Lrig_0.1 contig_42592_1, whole genome shotgun sequence genome, GCATTCACTCGCTCGATGCCCCCAACGCCCTTTGTAGAGGCAGTGGAAGCAGCGTCCCAGCAGCCAGGTTGGTGGAGGTGGCCGTTGGCCGGGCTTCAATGCGGCGCGCGTTGATGGCAAAGCCGGCCGGCGCGGAGGATGCGACGGCTGCCCGCGAAAGTCTTCCTCGAGCCCCGAGCGAGGCGGGCGGGAGGCGTGCGTAGGGGCGAGGCTAGGAGCAGCTTGAGGCGCAGTAATGGCGCGGTGCAGGCCTCCCCACCCACCCACCGCATTGAATCGAGCAGCGGCTTCTCCAGGCTCCAGGCTGGCGGGGCGGACCAGCACCTCAGACAGGAGTTTCCGGGACTTCTTCGCAGTCACCTGCAACGGCGGCAGAGAACGGCGGCGCAGGGGACGAATCTTGGGCCAGATCTGAGGCAGGAAGCGGAGCAGGGGAGCGGAGTACCTGAGGTCGGAACCCGGCCGGCAGATGGGCAGGCGGAGGGGGCAGGGGCGCACGGTTGACGGGGGCCGGCGTCAGAGCGGCGGGAACGGCAGgcccggcggtggcggccagCGGCGCGGGGCGCTCGCGGGTCGCAGGAGCGGGGTTCCAGTCTTCCATTGTTATTGCAGTCTTTTTCCACTAGAGAGGTTAGGCCACAAAGTCCAAGCTCCTCAGctatctaacaacgtatagccaaggggaTCCCCCGTTGGTCAATGTTTTTTTTTAAACATGTGCTTACGAACAGAGGAACTACATTCAGTTTTTCACAAACATGTCAATTAAAGTTTTATGTCCTTTTCTCTGCAGAATTTTGTTTAGTGTTATCTGCTGTCAGCATCCAAACTGATTCACTTGCCAGTAGGATTTAACAATATTTTTTTGTTTAATGCAGGTGGTAATAGTGCCTATTTGGAAAAAGGGTGAGGAGAAAGGTGTGGTTATGGAAGCTGTAGCTTCAGTTGAAAACACTCTCAAAGAAGCAGGCATTAGAGTCAAAGTGGATGCCTCGGAGCTGCGAACCCCCGGGTGGAAGTTTAACTTCTATGAGATGAAGGTAATAATCACTTTTCCATAATGACCAGCTTAATTAAGATGAAATGATTAATTTTCTGTATCTGAGTCTTCATTGTACATTAGTAACACACCTTGCTCCAGTTAATTTCCCTTCATGTTTCTATACAGGCTTGATGTTGACATATTCGTTTTCCATTGTTTTAACAGGGTGTGCCTATGAGAATTGAACTAGGTCCCCGTGATGTAAAAAACAGGAGTGTTGTGATTTCTAGGCGAGATGTCCCTGGAAAGCAAGGAAAGGAGTTTGGAGTATCTATGGAACCATCAACATTGGTGGACCATATAAAAGGCCGTCTAGAGGAAATTCAGGCATCCCTTTTACAGAAGGCCATCGAATTTCGTGATAGGTATTCTTATGTCCAATTTTCTGCTTTCTGTATTCATGTACCACCCTTTCTCCATAGGCGTGTTCACTGTTTAATGTTAAAAGCTTGAAATTATGTGCTTGTCTCCAACATATGGATTCTTTCAAGGGTTCTTTTCTTCTTAACCAAGATGATCCCTTTTAATCCCTGCAGTAACATAGTTGATGTAAGCTCATATGGAGAACTGAAGGAGGCCATCGCCGAAGGAAAATGGGCAAGAGGTCCATGGTCAGCTAGGTAAAGTCAAGTTTGGAAAACTTTGTATTACTTGCTCAacattatttttcttttttgtaattgaTCGGTTTGTTGTAAACTTTAGCGACGCTGATGAGCTTAAGGTGAAAGAAGAGACTAGTGCTACCATCAGGTGCTTCCCGTTCGAGCAGCCAGAGGGTGAGAAGAAATGCTTCATGACTGGCAATCCAGCTGATGAAGTTGCCATTTTTGCCAAGTCATATTAGGTCATCTCTGTGCTACCAGATAAAAACAGTTAGTTTGCAGATTTTGTTTTATTATTTCCACAGTTTCACTGCGGCCTTTACTGGTCAATCAAATGCTCGTACTGCTGATATTTTACGTGTAAATTCGTGACCAGCTAGATTATATTTTGTGTGATGATTGTAGTCCCATCTTAACAGAACACAAGAGTGCCACTGCATAACCAAAGTTACTTGCCAAGTTTGTATTGGTTAATATCCTGTTTTTCCAAACGTATTATTTCCTGACACAAATTTTCATTTAAAGATCATTAGTTTAGAGAACCAAAATTTTAAATACAATCATCGCAAGTGGCTTGAAGCGAGTCTGACATGTATTTCAATGATGTAGGAGTATTTTCCAACATAGTTATCAAGAATTCTACGCTAAGAAAAGTTATCCAAAATCAATGATGCTGCCAAGGAAAAATCCTCAAGGTGATTTCTCAGACTAAACGATACTGTAGTAGTAACAAAGATCATTCACTTAGAGAGAAGTTAGGGGCACTGCAAGATGAACCGTAATTTAAATAGAATCATCACAACTAGCTTGAAGCGAGGCTGACATGTGTTTCATACTAAACGATACTTGTAGTAGTAACAAATTTTATTGTTCTAGCGTAAAAGTTAGAAATTGCTACGACAATATGCAAACTCGGAGCTGCAGTCCATGGCGCCTGCCCTGACACTGACAGTATCCATGACCAGACTCATGCCGCACTGACACTGCTCGTGTGATCCTACATGATACGTTCagacatagaagggagccgccggAAGAAATTGATCACCGGTGCCGGCATCCGGTCCCGGAACATGGGGTGCCGGAGGTAGTAGAACCCGGCGACCACGGCCACcaccttcatgggcaccatgtacAGCACGATGGCAACGAGAACGCAGAGCACCACGAACATCCCGGTTGCACGCGGGTCTCGCCACGACACGAGCGCCTGCAGTCTCTCCGCCTGCGTCGCCACGTCGCCGACCATGGCCTGCAGCCGCGCGCCGACCATCCTGGCACGGTCGTACCTCGCGCGGACAACCTCGGGCGGCCTCGCGCTCGGTATCGTGTCGAACTCCTCGTCCAGCTCCTCCCTGTCCGGCGTCTCCGCCATGGACGCGCGCACGCACGGGTGCGGCGCCGGGGCGCGCGGCCTGCGCCGGTACTTCCACACGCCGACGGCAGCGACGTGGAGCGTGAGCGTCGGCACGACGAGGTCCGGGTGCCACGCGAGGAGCACGAGCACGGCGTGAgccatcatcgtcgccgtcggGTTCCGCCACGACCGGGTGTCCTCCGCCCACCGCGCCGCGTCGGCCACCCACGACAGCGCCGCCACGGCGCGGTTCCAGTTGGCGCGCAGCTTCCGCATGCTGAACCCGCGGGGCTCCGCCGCATCCAGCATCCACGTCGACACTTCCCGCCGCAGCGGCGGCTCGGCACGGGCCAGGTGCGCCGCAGAGATGCGCGCAGCAGCCAGCCGTAGCGTCTCGCGGCTCATGGCCGGGATAGGCTGCAGGTGGTGCATCGCCGGCAGGGACGGCTGGCTGTACATGTGGAGCACGTCAAGCGCCGTCCCGGACGTGGCGAAGCGGACGGCCAGCTCGACGTCGCCCATCCTCTTCGCGCCGGTGGGCAGCATCAAGATCAGCGGGTACATGCCTCGGTACACGCGGCCGTTCTCCAGCGTGGACAGCCGTATCCTCACCTTCCCCATCGGCCGCGAGCACGCCGCGTCCTTCCCGCCGTCCGGCGGCAGCGACGGCAGCGGGTCGTCGAAGACGCCGACGGTGAGCACGGTGCAGGGGTCGTACACGGGCCACGTGTACTGCTCGTTCCAAGCCGGGTCGAAGCTGTCGGAGATGGTGCGTGTGCGCGCCCACTTGGGACCGTACTTGGCCACGGCGTAGGCGTCGGTGCACCCCTTGCCTTCCGCTGTGCGCATCGGCAGGAGGCCCTTGCACCCCACGATGCCAAGCTCCAGGACGCCGACGGGCGGGCGCCACAGCTGCCGCGCCGACGGCCTGAAGTCGCTGCTTGCGTACGGCGGCTCGTCGGCGACGTGGTAGCCACCGTCGAGGCACACGCGCACGTGCAGCCGGCCGCCGTGCATGTGCATGGCCGCCCTCTTGCCCACTTTCCTCATGGCCTCGTCGGAAGGAAGCAGATCCAGCCACTTGGACGCCACCTTCCGGTCGTCGACCCGCCGCTCGATGGCCGCGAGCGAGATGCTCGCTGAGCCCACGGGGAAGGCCTCCTTGCCGTATCGCACCTCGAGGGAGATGACGAAGCAGTCATCGTCGATGAACGGCTCGGCGGCCACGAACACCAGGTCCTCgttccacgccggcccgccgttgCGGTTAACCACCGTGGTGCGGGTCTTAAGGGTCTGGAACCCCAGGGTACCGCGCACCGAGATGCCGGCATCGCGGGGCGGCGCTGCCGTGAGCGTGTCCTGCGCCTCGATGACGGTCATGCGCAGGAGCCAGAGCTTGGGCGAGACGTACACCTTGGCACGCGATGCGGCGGCGGCTGAAGACGACGACGATACCGGGGAGTCCGCCTTCCACGCCTCGGCGAAGGCCTCGTCGGCCTGTGTGCCAGCCCACGTGGCAACCATCAGATCAGCGCCGGCGAGGCGGCGCCCGCCTTCCAGCCTGTACCACTGCGTGGCGAGCGGCCCGTCGGGCGGGTCTCGCGCGTGCACGTCGGCGGTGTCGAAGCAGAGCCCACCAAGAAAGCTGCGGTCGTCGGCGACGGAGACGTCGGCGTCTGGCGGGAGGTCCCACACGGAGACCTCCAGCGTAGGGCCCGGTGAGTCGATGCTCGGGTCGCGCGCGAAGGCGAAGGTCTGGTCCCACTCGAAGAAGGCGCCCCGGCGCGCCTCCCTGGTAGACGCGTGGCGGCCGCCGGCGGCCACGCGCACGTGCGGTTGCGCCCTCGCCGGCAGCCCCCTCGCGCGGACCACCCTGACGAACAGGTACGGCATCTTGTCCACCAGGTCGTGCTTGGATCGCTCCATCGGCACATCCGGTGGTGGCGGAGCTGCACGCGGCGGCACCGGCACCTGCCTTGGCATTGGCGTCgggatcggtggcggcggcggggtctcTTCTTCCGGCGGCCTCTCCGACGCCGCTCCGTCCGCAGCTGGCACCGCTTCCGAACTCATTACAGGTGCATCTTCCGTCGCCGGAGTCGGCGCTGCCGTGCCAGCTTCCGGTGGTGGTATCTCTGTGCTGGCTTCGTCACCGGCTGGTGGCGCTCCTTGTGCTGCCTCTGCTGCTGGCACCTCTGCCGGTGGGCTCGGCTCCTCTGTCTGCACCGGTGGTGGGTCCGCGGGCACCGGCACATCTTTCGCCGCCTCAGCATCGGCTGCAGGAGGATCAGCGGCAGGCGGCTCAGGCTCCGGCGGCGCGAGGGGCTCGTCGAGGTAGTAGACCTTGAGGCCGATGTCGCCGCGGACCCAGCTGAGGAAGTTCTTCTTCTCGAGCGGGAAGTAGATGAGCGCCTCCTCGCCCTTGCGCACGAACTGGCGCGCGTCGAGGCGGACGCGTCCGAGGAAGTTGTTGCGGCGGCTGGGACCCACGCGCACGTCGTGGAAGACGGCGATCTCGAGCGGCTCGCCGGAGACGGGGTCGACGCCGCCGGATCCGGGGCCCGGGAAGTTGAACTCGAGCGGCTCGTTCCACGCCGGGTTGAGGTCCCGCGGCACGGTGCGCGTCTTGCGGCGCTGGCCGTCGAAGTCGGCGCGCGCGTACGGGCTGGACGTCCCCGTCCCGTCCTTGGGCAGCAGGTTCcgcgcctccaccacctccaccaccagctTCCTCACCGTCGCCATCCAGCATGCGCGCGGCCGTGCCGGCGATCGATCGTATGGATCGAATCAAAGTCGTCTAGTCTAGCTCAGGAGGCATGGGGTTGTGCCTTGTGCGTATCGAGCGTGTCAGTGACTGAGAGTGGAAGACTATAAATAGAGCTTGAGACTGAGAATTGCATGGCACGCGGTGTCAAACTACAAAATGATTAGGGGGAGTTAATTG is a window encoding:
- the LOC124681444 gene encoding FT-interacting protein 7-like translates to MATVRKLVVEVVEARNLLPKDGTGTSSPYARADFDGQRRKTRTVPRDLNPAWNEPLEFNFPGPGSGGVDPVSGEPLEIAVFHDVRVGPSRRNNFLGRVRLDARQFVRKGEEALIYFPLEKKNFLSWVRGDIGLKVYYLDEPLAPPEPEPPAADPPAADAEAAKDVPVPADPPPVQTEEPSPPAEVPAAEAAQGAPPAGDEASTEIPPPEAGTAAPTPATEDAPVMSSEAVPAADGAASERPPEEETPPPPPIPTPMPRQVPVPPRAAPPPPDVPMERSKHDLVDKMPYLFVRVVRARGLPARAQPHVRVAAGGRHASTREARRGAFFEWDQTFAFARDPSIDSPGPTLEVSVWDLPPDADVSVADDRSFLGGLCFDTADVHARDPPDGPLATQWYRLEGGRRLAGADLMVATWAGTQADEAFAEAWKADSPVSSSSSAAAASRAKVYVSPKLWLLRMTVIEAQDTLTAAPPRDAGISVRGTLGFQTLKTRTTVVNRNGGPAWNEDLVFVAAEPFIDDDCFVISLEVRYGKEAFPVGSASISLAAIERRVDDRKVASKWLDLLPSDEAMRKVGKRAAMHMHGGRLHVRVCLDGGYHVADEPPYASSDFRPSARQLWRPPVGVLELGIVGCKGLLPMRTAEGKGCTDAYAVAKYGPKWARTRTISDSFDPAWNEQYTWPVYDPCTVLTVGVFDDPLPSLPPDGGKDAACSRPMGKVRIRLSTLENGRVYRGMYPLILMLPTGAKRMGDVELAVRFATSGTALDVLHMYSQPSLPAMHHLQPIPAMSRETLRLAAARISAAHLARAEPPLRREVSTWMLDAAEPRGFSMRKLRANWNRAVAALSWVADAARWAEDTRSWRNPTATMMAHAVLVLLAWHPDLVVPTLTLHVAAVGVWKYRRRPRAPAPHPCVRASMAETPDREELDEEFDTIPSARPPEVVRARYDRARMVGARLQAMVGDVATQAERLQALVSWRDPRATGMFVVLCVLVAIVLYMVPMKVVAVVAGFYYLRHPMFRDRMPAPVINFFRRLPSMSERIM